Proteins encoded within one genomic window of Amycolatopsis nigrescens CSC17Ta-90:
- a CDS encoding MerR family transcriptional regulator, which translates to MPVASVARRLGVAPSTLRTWDRRYGLGPSRHTDGRHRRYGVSDIGRLELMQRALLRGASTAEAARYALEQMPKSAPVTIPAAEPGASGASVRIETADGSVVLPDREPSTEDQNGPSRLARRLSAAALAMDVTAVQRMLAEVIAEEGVLHAWRRVIQPVLTALGTRWRGSSAGAEVEYLLAECVFAALVRATPVLDDPRNHRPVLLGCVPEERDSLPLYALAACLAERRVGTQLFGVPLPAEVLAVAVRRSAPAAVVLWARRDGRPGTADDRLFTRLSRGRQRGRLFACGPGWDPAALPGKVELLPDLSAAVDRIEYVLFGRRRAR; encoded by the coding sequence ATGCCGGTCGCTTCGGTGGCCCGGCGGCTCGGCGTCGCACCGTCCACATTGCGCACTTGGGACCGCCGCTACGGCCTTGGTCCGAGCCGGCACACCGATGGCAGGCACCGGCGCTACGGGGTATCCGATATCGGTCGCCTGGAACTGATGCAGCGCGCCCTGCTGCGCGGCGCGTCCACCGCCGAAGCCGCCCGCTACGCGCTCGAGCAGATGCCGAAGTCCGCTCCGGTCACCATCCCGGCCGCCGAGCCCGGCGCCTCCGGTGCTTCGGTGCGGATCGAGACCGCGGACGGCTCGGTGGTGCTGCCGGACCGGGAACCGTCCACTGAGGACCAGAACGGGCCGTCCCGGCTCGCGCGCAGGCTGAGCGCCGCCGCGCTGGCCATGGACGTCACCGCGGTGCAGCGGATGCTGGCCGAGGTCATCGCCGAAGAGGGCGTGCTGCACGCCTGGCGACGGGTGATCCAGCCGGTGCTCACCGCGCTCGGCACCCGCTGGCGGGGGTCCAGCGCCGGTGCGGAGGTGGAATACCTGCTCGCGGAATGCGTTTTCGCCGCGCTGGTCCGTGCGACGCCGGTGCTCGACGATCCGCGCAACCACCGGCCGGTGCTGCTCGGCTGCGTGCCGGAGGAACGGGACAGCCTGCCGCTCTACGCGCTCGCGGCCTGTCTCGCCGAACGCCGGGTGGGCACGCAGCTGTTCGGAGTACCGCTGCCGGCCGAGGTGCTGGCGGTGGCGGTGCGGCGCAGCGCGCCGGCCGCGGTGGTGCTGTGGGCGCGCCGGGACGGCAGGCCGGGTACCGCGGACGACCGGTTGTTCACCAGGCTTTCCCGTGGCCGTCAACGCGGCAGGCTGTTCGCCTGCGGGCCGGGCTGGGACCCGGCCGCGCTGCCCGGCAAGGTCGAGTTGCTGCCGGACCTGTCCGCCGCGGTGGACCGGATCGAGTACGTGCTGTTCGGCAGGCGCCGTGCTCGGTGA
- a CDS encoding WhiB family transcriptional regulator: MADTRRLPGPNADIWDWQLEGSCRGMDSGSFFHPDGERGPARARREARAKAVCQACPVLEMCRRHALAVHEPYGIWGGLSESERENIIKSGKRALSLSSS, translated from the coding sequence ATGGCAGACACGCGCAGGCTCCCCGGCCCCAACGCGGATATCTGGGACTGGCAGCTCGAGGGGTCATGCCGGGGTATGGACAGCGGGTCGTTCTTCCATCCCGATGGCGAGCGCGGACCGGCACGGGCACGCCGGGAGGCCAGAGCCAAGGCGGTCTGCCAGGCCTGCCCGGTCCTGGAGATGTGCCGGCGGCACGCACTGGCCGTGCACGAGCCGTACGGGATTTGGGGTGGGCTGTCCGAGTCCGAGCGGGAGAACATCATCAAGTCCGGCAAGCGGGCCTTGAGTCTTTCCAGCAGCTGA
- a CDS encoding TetR/AcrR family transcriptional regulator, giving the protein MSPRGRPRGFDRDEALREAMYVFWERGYEGTSLSDLTAAMGINSPSLYAAFGGKEALFRETVELYGTTTGGLTARALRDQPTARAAVEAMLRDNAATYTSSEHPTGCMVVLAGTNLAPANRGVCEYLVELRRENQEALRQRLHRGVTEGELPGSTDTAGLAAYYVTVLHGLSIQARDGADRSVLSAVIDNAMASWEPLTGQSKGVAPG; this is encoded by the coding sequence ATGTCACCACGAGGCCGGCCGCGGGGTTTCGACCGCGACGAGGCGCTACGGGAGGCGATGTACGTCTTCTGGGAACGCGGCTACGAAGGCACGTCGCTGAGCGACCTCACCGCCGCGATGGGCATCAACTCGCCGAGCCTGTACGCCGCCTTCGGCGGCAAGGAGGCGCTCTTCCGCGAGACCGTCGAGCTCTACGGCACGACCACGGGCGGGCTCACCGCACGTGCCCTTCGCGATCAGCCGACGGCGCGAGCCGCGGTCGAGGCCATGCTGCGCGACAACGCCGCGACCTACACCAGCTCCGAGCATCCGACGGGCTGCATGGTCGTGCTCGCCGGCACCAATCTCGCCCCGGCGAACCGCGGGGTGTGCGAGTACCTGGTCGAACTGCGTCGGGAAAACCAGGAGGCGCTCCGCCAGCGGCTGCACCGCGGCGTGACGGAGGGTGAGCTGCCCGGGAGTACCGACACCGCGGGACTGGCCGCCTACTACGTGACCGTGCTGCACGGACTGTCCATTCAGGCCAGAGACGGCGCGGACCGGTCCGTGCTGAGCGCGGTGATCGACAACGCGATGGCGAGCTGGGAACCGCTCACCGGGCAGAGCAAAGGGGTGGCACCCGGCTGA
- a CDS encoding SDR family NAD(P)-dependent oxidoreductase, translating into MSTLEGKVALVTGGSRGIGAAIATRLAADGANVALTYTRASDQAAEVVARIEGLGRKAIAIQADNTDPAAVTAAVERAAAALGGLDILVNNAGIFPFGTIDEITVEDIDRTLAIHVRAVFVAAKAAVAHMSEGGRIITIGSNLAERMPWPGMSLYAASKSAVLGLTRGLARDLGPRGITAAVVQPGPTATDMNPVDGGHADEQRAASALGRYADAGDMAAAVAYLAGEGGRFVTGSAITVDGGLNA; encoded by the coding sequence ATGAGCACGCTCGAGGGCAAGGTGGCGCTGGTGACCGGGGGCAGCCGGGGCATCGGGGCGGCGATCGCCACCCGGCTGGCGGCCGACGGCGCGAACGTCGCGCTGACCTACACGCGGGCATCGGACCAGGCCGCCGAGGTGGTGGCCCGCATCGAGGGGCTCGGCCGCAAGGCGATCGCCATCCAGGCGGACAACACCGACCCGGCAGCGGTGACCGCGGCCGTTGAGCGTGCGGCCGCGGCGCTCGGCGGGCTGGACATCCTGGTGAATAACGCCGGCATCTTCCCGTTCGGGACCATCGATGAGATCACCGTCGAGGACATCGACCGCACCCTGGCCATTCACGTGCGCGCGGTGTTCGTGGCGGCGAAGGCCGCGGTGGCGCACATGTCCGAGGGCGGCCGGATCATCACCATCGGCAGCAACCTGGCCGAACGGATGCCGTGGCCGGGGATGAGCCTCTACGCCGCGAGCAAGTCCGCCGTGCTCGGGCTGACCAGGGGCCTCGCCCGTGACCTCGGGCCGCGCGGGATCACCGCGGCCGTGGTCCAGCCCGGCCCGACGGCCACCGACATGAACCCGGTGGACGGCGGGCACGCCGACGAGCAGCGCGCGGCGAGCGCACTCGGGCGGTACGCCGACGCCGGCGACATGGCCGCCGCGGTCGCCTACCTGGCCGGTGAAGGCGGCCGTTTCGTCACCGGCTCCGCCATCACCGTCGACGGCGGCCTCAACGCCTGA
- the groL gene encoding chaperonin GroEL (60 kDa chaperone family; promotes refolding of misfolded polypeptides especially under stressful conditions; forms two stacked rings of heptamers to form a barrel-shaped 14mer; ends can be capped by GroES; misfolded proteins enter the barrel where they are refolded when GroES binds), with amino-acid sequence MPKQINFDEDARRALERGVNKLADAVKVTLGPRGRHVVLDKKFGGPTITLDGVTVAREIELDDPFENLGAQLAKNVATKTNDVAGDGTTTATVLAQSLVRVGLRNVAAGANPTAVGRGIEAAAEKVVEVLKAKATPVKGRDNIAQVGTVTSRDANIGALLGEAVEKVGEDGVITVEESSTLATELEITEGVQFDKGFLSAHFATNPEEQRAILEDAYVLLCREKISALADLLPVLEKVVEAKKPLLIIAEDVDGEALSTLVVNSLRKTINAVAVKAPFFGDRRKAFLDDLAVVTGAEVISAEVGLKLSEAGLDSLGKVRRIEVTKDYTTIVDGAGTKADIDARIAQIRKEIETTDSDWDREKLQERLAKLGGGVAVIKVGAATETELNERKHRIEDAVASTKAAVEEGIVPGGGSALVHAVKELEEGLGLTGDEAVGVKIVLDALTAPLFWIASNAGHEGAVIVNKVKEQAWGHGFNAATGELTDLLAAGIVDPVKVTRSAVANAASIARLVLTTESSIVEKPAEEDEGAAGHGHGHAH; translated from the coding sequence ATGCCCAAGCAGATCAATTTTGACGAGGACGCTCGTCGGGCGCTCGAGCGCGGCGTGAACAAGCTCGCCGACGCGGTGAAGGTCACACTCGGCCCGCGCGGCCGGCACGTCGTGCTGGACAAGAAGTTCGGTGGGCCGACCATCACCCTGGACGGGGTGACCGTGGCCCGCGAGATCGAGCTGGACGACCCGTTCGAGAACCTGGGCGCCCAGCTGGCGAAGAACGTCGCCACCAAGACCAACGACGTGGCCGGGGACGGCACCACCACGGCGACCGTGCTCGCCCAGTCGCTGGTGCGGGTCGGCCTGCGCAACGTGGCCGCCGGCGCCAACCCGACCGCAGTCGGTCGCGGTATCGAGGCGGCCGCCGAGAAGGTCGTCGAAGTGCTGAAGGCCAAGGCGACGCCGGTCAAGGGCCGGGACAACATCGCCCAGGTCGGCACGGTGACCTCTCGCGACGCGAACATCGGCGCGCTGCTCGGCGAGGCCGTGGAGAAGGTCGGTGAAGACGGTGTGATCACGGTGGAGGAGTCCTCCACCCTGGCCACCGAGCTGGAGATCACCGAGGGCGTGCAGTTCGACAAGGGCTTCCTGTCGGCGCACTTCGCGACCAACCCGGAGGAGCAGCGGGCGATCCTCGAGGACGCCTACGTGCTGCTGTGCCGCGAGAAGATCTCCGCGCTGGCGGATCTGCTCCCGGTGCTGGAGAAGGTCGTCGAGGCCAAGAAGCCGCTGCTCATCATCGCCGAGGACGTGGACGGCGAAGCGCTGTCCACCCTGGTGGTGAACTCGCTGCGCAAGACCATCAACGCGGTCGCGGTCAAGGCTCCGTTCTTCGGGGACCGCCGCAAGGCGTTCCTGGACGACCTTGCCGTGGTGACCGGTGCCGAGGTCATCTCCGCCGAGGTCGGCCTGAAGCTGTCCGAGGCCGGGCTCGACTCGCTGGGCAAGGTGCGGCGGATCGAGGTCACCAAGGACTACACCACGATCGTCGACGGGGCCGGCACCAAGGCCGACATCGACGCCAGGATCGCGCAGATCCGCAAGGAGATCGAGACCACCGACTCCGACTGGGACCGCGAGAAGCTGCAGGAGCGGCTCGCGAAGCTCGGCGGCGGTGTCGCGGTGATCAAGGTCGGCGCGGCCACCGAGACCGAGCTCAACGAGCGCAAGCACCGCATCGAGGACGCGGTGGCCTCCACCAAGGCGGCCGTCGAAGAGGGCATCGTGCCCGGCGGCGGTTCGGCGCTGGTGCACGCGGTCAAGGAGCTGGAGGAAGGCCTCGGTCTCACCGGCGACGAGGCGGTCGGCGTCAAGATCGTGTTGGACGCCCTCACCGCGCCGTTGTTCTGGATCGCCAGCAACGCGGGGCACGAGGGTGCGGTCATCGTGAACAAGGTCAAGGAGCAGGCTTGGGGGCACGGCTTCAACGCCGCCACCGGCGAGCTCACCGACCTGCTGGCCGCCGGCATCGTGGACCCGGTCAAGGTGACCCGGTCCGCGGTGGCGAACGCCGCTTCGATCGCCCGGCTGGTGCTCACCACGGAGAGCTCCATCGTGGAGAAGCCCGCCGAGGAGGACGAGGGCGCGGCCGGTCACGGTCACGGCCACGCGCACTGA
- the groES gene encoding co-chaperone GroES codes for MSVNIKPLEDKIVVQTSEAEETTASGLVIPDTAKEKPQEGKVLAVGPGRIDDKGNRVPVDVKEGDVVIYSKYGGTEVKYNGEDYLILSARDVLAVIN; via the coding sequence GTGAGCGTGAACATTAAGCCGCTCGAGGACAAGATCGTTGTCCAGACGAGCGAAGCCGAGGAGACGACGGCTTCCGGTCTCGTCATCCCCGACACCGCAAAGGAAAAGCCCCAGGAGGGCAAGGTTCTGGCCGTAGGCCCGGGCCGGATCGACGACAAAGGCAACCGCGTCCCGGTGGACGTCAAGGAAGGCGATGTCGTCATCTACTCCAAGTACGGCGGCACCGAAGTCAAGTACAACGGTGAGGACTACTTGATCCTGTCCGCCCGCGACGTGCTGGCCGTCATCAACTGA
- a CDS encoding alkaline phosphatase D family protein encodes MPGFGSPSRRSVLLGGAGALALATGSAGVARASAAQGAGLARPLGDLFTLGVASGDPYPTSVVLWTRLAADPVAEDGLGGMPGRRIPVQWQISKNEQFTRIVRSGEALTTPESAHSVHVEAQGLEPGTEYFYRFRTGGAVSRTGRTRTAPAPGRMGELTMCFASCSHFGEGYFTAYRRMAEDQPGLILHLGDYQYEYAAKATDVRTVLGPETVALADYRLRHSQYKTDPDLQLAHATAPWLVVWDDHETENNWADEIPEASSQTPGAAFLDRRRAAFQAYYENMPLRRTSRPKGIDMQLYRRIGWGGLINFHMLDTRQYRDDQLFGDGNKPDAPELRDPRRTITGAEQEAWLLDGLRRSGARWDVLGQQVWFSQMDHDPGPAKILSMDSWDGYQASKDRVRDGFRHTRNTVVLTGDVHSHWANEVKADFNDPGSPSVATELVTTSVTSGRDGADTTPGGDKLKAANSHIKFYSYRRGYVRTRIDAGQVRADFRTLPYVSKPDAPAQTAASFVVEDRDPTLHTP; translated from the coding sequence ATGCCCGGATTCGGCTCGCCCTCCCGTAGATCCGTACTGCTCGGCGGCGCGGGCGCGCTCGCGCTGGCCACCGGATCGGCCGGGGTCGCCCGCGCCTCGGCGGCGCAGGGCGCCGGGCTGGCCAGACCGCTCGGCGACCTGTTCACCCTCGGGGTCGCCTCCGGGGACCCGTACCCCACCAGCGTGGTCCTGTGGACCCGACTGGCCGCGGACCCGGTGGCCGAAGACGGGCTCGGCGGCATGCCGGGCAGGCGGATACCGGTGCAGTGGCAGATATCGAAGAACGAGCAGTTCACCAGGATCGTGCGCAGCGGTGAGGCGCTGACCACACCCGAGTCCGCGCACAGCGTGCACGTGGAGGCACAGGGCCTGGAACCGGGAACGGAGTACTTCTACCGCTTCCGCACCGGCGGCGCGGTCTCGCGGACCGGCCGCACGCGCACCGCGCCGGCGCCGGGCCGGATGGGCGAGCTGACCATGTGCTTCGCCTCCTGCTCGCACTTCGGCGAGGGCTACTTCACGGCGTACCGGCGGATGGCCGAGGACCAGCCGGGCCTGATCCTTCACCTCGGCGACTACCAGTACGAGTACGCCGCCAAGGCCACCGACGTCCGCACGGTGCTCGGCCCGGAAACCGTGGCGCTGGCCGACTACCGGCTCCGGCACAGCCAGTACAAGACCGACCCGGACCTGCAGCTGGCACACGCCACCGCGCCCTGGCTGGTGGTCTGGGACGATCATGAGACCGAGAACAACTGGGCCGACGAGATCCCCGAGGCGTCCTCGCAGACCCCCGGCGCCGCGTTCCTGGACCGCCGCCGGGCCGCGTTCCAGGCCTACTACGAGAACATGCCGCTGCGCCGGACCTCCCGGCCGAAGGGTATCGACATGCAGCTCTACCGGCGGATCGGCTGGGGCGGGCTGATCAACTTCCACATGCTCGACACCCGCCAGTACCGCGACGACCAGCTCTTCGGCGACGGCAACAAGCCCGACGCCCCGGAGCTGCGCGACCCGAGGCGGACCATCACCGGCGCCGAGCAGGAGGCATGGCTGCTGGACGGGCTGCGCCGCTCGGGTGCCCGCTGGGACGTGCTCGGCCAGCAGGTCTGGTTCTCGCAGATGGACCACGACCCCGGCCCGGCGAAGATCCTGAGCATGGACAGCTGGGACGGCTACCAGGCGTCGAAGGACCGGGTCCGCGACGGTTTCCGGCACACCCGCAACACCGTGGTGCTCACCGGCGACGTGCACTCGCACTGGGCCAACGAGGTCAAGGCCGACTTCAACGATCCCGGCTCGCCCTCGGTCGCTACCGAACTGGTCACCACGTCGGTCACCTCCGGCCGCGACGGCGCGGACACCACGCCCGGCGGCGACAAGCTCAAGGCCGCCAACTCGCACATCAAGTTCTACAGCTACCGGCGCGGCTACGTCCGCACCCGGATCGACGCCGGCCAGGTCCGCGCAGACTTCCGGACGCTGCCCTACGTCAGCAAGCCGGATGCCCCGGCGCAGACCGCGGCCAGTTTCGTCGTCGAGGATCGCGACCCCACGCTGCACACGCCCTGA
- a CDS encoding N-acetylmuramoyl-L-alanine amidase: MSRRTRTARRTLLAATALTAGLLAGAPATAAPAAPADQQRQRAFAAAAGEFGVPENVLLAVSYLESRWDYNAGTPSTSAGYGPMHLTDLREAGTGTHHDEGAEDARGDAGRPELHPSTPEPGLPPASLQTIDVAARLTGTTADTLRTDPAQNIRGGAALLASYQRELGTSDSWYGAVARYSGAGDTAAAAAFADEVFGTLAEGVTRTTDDGQLVRLAAAEVAQDRAQLDRLGLRRTDSANVECPRGISCESIPAPYEELPDGGYGNHDLANRPQSQKIDYIIIHDTEGYWDDVLDLVQDPTYVSWHYSLRSADGHIAQHVPTKDVAYHAGNWYVNSKSIGLEHEGFAAKGTWYTEAMYRTSSKLVRYLAAKNRIPLDRAHILGHDNVPGINPAKVPTMHWDPGPYWDWSHYFDLLGAPLNGPGRPGSGLVTINPDFATNQPTFTGCESAGTPCPARGSASVHLRTEPREDAPLLADIGLRPDGSPSTMGVSDIGSRVDAGQRYAVAGTRSDWTAVWYLGQRGWLPSRAVKPAFGMVVTPKQGAASVPVYGTAYPEPEAYPEGRPPLPIVPLQYSLPAGQRYSSGGVIGSEYYYATTFDPSQHVVVRGKTRYVQIQFGHRVAYVKADDVRLLPAF; the protein is encoded by the coding sequence ATGTCTCGCCGTACCCGAACCGCCCGCCGCACACTGCTCGCGGCCACCGCGCTCACCGCCGGGCTGCTGGCCGGCGCACCGGCCACCGCCGCACCCGCCGCACCGGCCGATCAGCAGCGCCAGCGGGCCTTCGCCGCGGCGGCCGGGGAGTTCGGCGTCCCGGAGAACGTGCTGCTCGCCGTCTCCTACCTGGAGTCGCGCTGGGACTACAACGCCGGCACCCCGAGCACCAGCGCCGGCTACGGCCCGATGCACCTGACCGACCTGCGCGAGGCCGGCACCGGCACGCACCACGACGAGGGCGCGGAAGACGCCCGCGGGGACGCCGGCCGCCCGGAACTGCACCCGAGCACACCGGAGCCAGGGCTCCCGCCGGCCTCCCTGCAGACCATCGACGTCGCGGCGCGGCTGACCGGCACCACGGCGGACACGCTGCGCACCGATCCGGCGCAGAACATCCGGGGCGGCGCCGCGCTGCTCGCGAGCTACCAGCGTGAGCTCGGCACCTCCGACAGCTGGTACGGCGCGGTCGCCCGCTACAGCGGCGCCGGCGATACGGCCGCCGCGGCCGCCTTCGCCGACGAGGTGTTCGGCACGCTGGCCGAGGGCGTCACCCGGACCACCGACGACGGCCAGCTCGTGCGCCTCGCCGCGGCCGAGGTCGCCCAGGATCGCGCACAGCTGGACCGGCTCGGCCTCCGCCGGACCGACTCCGCGAACGTGGAATGCCCGCGCGGCATCTCCTGCGAATCGATCCCCGCGCCATACGAAGAGCTGCCGGACGGCGGCTACGGCAACCACGACCTGGCGAACCGCCCGCAGAGCCAGAAGATCGACTACATCATCATCCACGACACCGAGGGCTACTGGGACGACGTGCTCGACCTCGTCCAGGACCCGACCTACGTCAGCTGGCACTATTCGCTGCGGTCGGCCGACGGGCACATCGCCCAGCACGTGCCGACCAAGGACGTGGCCTACCACGCCGGCAACTGGTACGTGAACTCCAAGTCCATCGGCCTGGAGCACGAGGGCTTCGCGGCCAAGGGCACCTGGTACACCGAGGCGATGTACCGGACCTCGTCGAAGCTGGTCCGCTACCTCGCCGCCAAGAACCGGATCCCGCTGGACCGCGCGCACATCCTCGGCCACGACAACGTGCCGGGCATCAACCCGGCCAAGGTGCCCACCATGCACTGGGACCCGGGCCCCTACTGGGACTGGTCGCACTACTTCGACCTGCTCGGCGCGCCGCTGAACGGCCCCGGCAGGCCCGGCTCCGGGCTGGTCACGATCAACCCCGACTTCGCCACCAACCAGCCCACGTTCACCGGCTGCGAGTCGGCGGGCACGCCCTGCCCCGCCCGCGGCTCAGCCTCGGTGCACTTGCGCACCGAACCTCGCGAAGACGCCCCGCTGCTGGCCGACATCGGCCTGCGCCCGGACGGCTCACCGTCCACAATGGGCGTTTCCGACATCGGCAGCAGGGTGGACGCCGGGCAGCGCTACGCGGTGGCCGGGACCCGCAGCGACTGGACCGCGGTCTGGTACCTGGGCCAGCGGGGCTGGTTGCCGAGCCGCGCGGTGAAGCCGGCCTTCGGCATGGTGGTCACCCCGAAGCAGGGGGCCGCCTCGGTCCCGGTCTACGGCACCGCCTACCCCGAGCCGGAGGCGTACCCGGAGGGCAGGCCGCCGTTGCCGATCGTGCCGCTGCAGTACAGCCTGCCGGCCGGTCAGCGCTACTCCTCCGGCGGCGTGATCGGCTCGGAGTACTACTACGCCACCACCTTCGACCCGTCGCAGCACGTGGTGGTCCGCGGCAAGACCCGTTACGTGCAGATCCAGTTCGGCCACCGGGTCGCCTACGTCAAGGCCGACGACGTCCGCCTGCTGCCGGCGTTCTGA
- the tsaD gene encoding tRNA (adenosine(37)-N6)-threonylcarbamoyltransferase complex transferase subunit TsaD → MTRIVLGIESSCDETGVGLVRLHENGAVELLADEVASSVEQHARFGGVVPEVASRAHLEAMVPTATRAFETAGLALSDVDAIAVTAGPGLAGALLVGVSAAKAYSAALGVPLYGVNHLAGHIAVDTLQHGPLPKPCLALLVSGGHTQLLRVDDVASAITELGSTVDDAAGEAYDKVARVLGLPYPGGPPIDKAAAGGDPRAIAFPRGMTGPRDAKFDFSFSGLKTAVARWVEAAERRGEEIPVGDVAASFQEAVADVLTAKAVRAATEAGIGTMVISGGVAANSRLSALAAERCAAAGIELRVPRPRLCTDNGAMIAALGAHVLAAGRKPSSLDISANPALPVGVVTV, encoded by the coding sequence ATGACCAGGATCGTGCTGGGCATCGAAAGCTCCTGCGACGAGACCGGTGTCGGCCTGGTCCGGCTGCACGAGAACGGCGCGGTGGAACTGCTCGCCGACGAGGTGGCTTCCAGTGTCGAACAGCACGCCCGTTTCGGTGGCGTGGTGCCGGAGGTGGCCAGCCGGGCGCACCTGGAGGCCATGGTGCCCACCGCGACCCGGGCGTTCGAGACGGCGGGGCTCGCACTGTCCGATGTGGACGCCATTGCGGTGACGGCTGGCCCAGGGCTGGCCGGAGCGCTGCTGGTCGGCGTGTCCGCGGCGAAGGCCTACTCGGCCGCGCTCGGCGTCCCGCTCTACGGGGTCAACCACCTGGCGGGCCATATCGCGGTGGACACCCTGCAGCACGGCCCGCTGCCCAAGCCCTGCCTCGCCCTGCTGGTCTCCGGCGGGCACACCCAGTTGCTCCGGGTGGACGACGTGGCTTCCGCGATCACCGAACTCGGGTCCACTGTGGACGACGCGGCCGGGGAGGCGTACGACAAGGTGGCCAGGGTGCTCGGGCTGCCCTACCCGGGTGGGCCGCCGATCGACAAGGCTGCCGCGGGCGGGGACCCGCGGGCGATCGCCTTCCCGCGCGGCATGACCGGGCCGAGAGACGCGAAGTTCGACTTCTCCTTCTCCGGGTTGAAGACCGCGGTGGCGCGCTGGGTGGAAGCCGCCGAGCGGCGCGGTGAAGAGATCCCGGTCGGCGATGTGGCGGCCTCGTTCCAGGAGGCGGTTGCGGACGTGCTCACCGCGAAAGCCGTGCGAGCCGCCACCGAAGCCGGGATCGGCACCATGGTGATCTCCGGTGGAGTCGCGGCGAACTCGCGGCTGTCCGCGCTGGCCGCCGAGCGGTGCGCGGCTGCCGGGATCGAGCTGCGGGTGCCACGGCCCCGCCTGTGCACCGACAACGGCGCGATGATCGCCGCACTCGGCGCGCACGTGCTGGCGGCCGGCCGCAAACCGTCCTCTTTGGACATATCCGCGAACCCGGCGCTGCCGGTCGGCGTGGTGACCGTCTGA
- the rimI gene encoding ribosomal protein S18-alanine N-acetyltransferase — MKLEPLRRKDIRRCVEIERELFAGDDPWSSRAFHSELDAGGYYLAARTEEVELAGYAGLAVVGRHFGEFEASVHTIAVDPACQGQGIGTALLGALLARADELDAPVFLEVRTDNQAALALYDRHGFARVGLRKRYYQPSGADAFTMRRPARSSQEVSS; from the coding sequence GTGAAGCTGGAACCGTTGCGGCGTAAGGATATTCGCCGCTGTGTGGAGATCGAGCGGGAACTGTTCGCCGGTGACGACCCGTGGAGCTCACGTGCGTTCCACTCGGAGTTGGACGCCGGTGGCTACTACCTCGCCGCGCGCACCGAGGAGGTCGAGCTCGCCGGCTATGCGGGGCTGGCCGTGGTCGGCCGTCATTTCGGCGAGTTCGAAGCCAGCGTGCACACCATCGCGGTGGACCCGGCCTGTCAGGGCCAGGGCATCGGCACCGCGCTGCTCGGCGCCCTGCTCGCCCGTGCCGACGAGCTGGACGCACCGGTCTTCCTCGAAGTGCGCACGGACAACCAGGCCGCGCTCGCGCTTTACGACCGCCACGGGTTCGCTCGTGTCGGGCTGCGGAAGCGCTACTACCAGCCATCCGGGGCGGACGCGTTCACCATGCGGCGCCCCGCCAGGTCCAGCCAGGAGGTGAGCAGCTGA
- the tsaB gene encoding tRNA (adenosine(37)-N6)-threonylcarbamoyltransferase complex dimerization subunit type 1 TsaB — translation MLVLAIDTSTPAVTAGIATLTGDEVTRITATRVTLDARAHGELLTPHILDAAAESGVALTELDAIVCGVGPGPFTGLRAGMATAAALGHGLGIPVHPVCGLDAIAAEVPAGEPFLVLTDARRREVYWAAYDADGVRTDGPQVQRPAELATAARLAVGDGARQYAETLGTLGLRVSEPSFPGPAGLVAVARPGLLAGREPAPLTPLYLRRPDATEPGAPKKVTAS, via the coding sequence GTGCTAGTACTCGCCATCGACACCTCGACCCCCGCGGTCACCGCGGGCATCGCGACGCTGACGGGTGACGAGGTCACCCGGATCACCGCCACCCGCGTGACGCTCGACGCGCGGGCCCACGGCGAGCTGTTGACTCCGCACATCCTGGACGCGGCCGCCGAGTCCGGCGTGGCACTGACCGAGCTGGACGCCATCGTGTGCGGCGTTGGGCCCGGCCCGTTCACCGGGCTGCGCGCCGGGATGGCCACCGCCGCGGCACTCGGGCACGGCCTCGGCATCCCGGTGCACCCGGTCTGCGGGCTGGACGCGATCGCGGCCGAAGTGCCGGCAGGCGAGCCGTTCCTGGTGCTGACCGACGCGCGGCGGCGCGAGGTGTACTGGGCCGCGTACGACGCCGACGGCGTTCGCACGGACGGGCCGCAGGTACAGCGCCCGGCCGAACTGGCTACCGCAGCAAGACTGGCCGTGGGGGACGGTGCCCGCCAGTACGCGGAGACGTTGGGGACACTGGGCCTGCGCGTGTCCGAGCCGTCTTTCCCCGGCCCCGCCGGGCTGGTCGCGGTCGCGCGGCCCGGCCTGCTGGCCGGCCGGGAACCGGCCCCGCTCACCCCGTTGTACCTGCGCCGCCCGGACGCGACCGAACCGGGCGCGCCGAAGAAGGTGACCGCATCGTGA